One window of Thermoanaerobaculia bacterium genomic DNA carries:
- a CDS encoding Re/Si-specific NAD(P)(+) transhydrogenase subunit alpha encodes MSSESASEQAHGTVTIGVPKETFPGEARVALVPAHVPTLLKKGFTVLIESGAGEQAGYPDDQYVERGAEIAKDRKALFLNANAVFQVRSMGANPEEGKKDLDLLKAGQVVIGMMEPLTALEEVKALSSRKVTVFSMELIPRITRAQSMDVLSSMATIAGYKAVLLAASTLPKMFPMMMTAAGTITPAKVLVVGAGVAGLQAIASSRRLGSIVHAYDIRPAVKQEVESLGAKFVELDLKTESAEGSGGYAKAMDEDFYRRQRELMHKVVAENDVVITTAAVPGKKAPILVTKEMVFGMAPGSVIVDLAAERGGNCELTKPGETCVVQGVTILGPVNLPSTIPHHASQMYSKNISNFALNMAQNGSFNLDKDDEIVKETMVLRDGAVVHPIVKKLVSPEPQDEKEA; translated from the coding sequence ATGAGTTCCGAGTCTGCTTCAGAACAGGCCCATGGCACTGTAACCATAGGTGTTCCCAAAGAGACCTTTCCGGGTGAAGCCCGGGTAGCCCTCGTTCCGGCCCATGTCCCGACGTTATTGAAAAAGGGATTTACCGTGCTTATTGAATCGGGAGCCGGAGAACAGGCGGGTTATCCTGATGATCAATATGTGGAACGGGGAGCGGAGATCGCAAAGGATCGGAAGGCCCTCTTCCTTAACGCCAATGCTGTTTTTCAGGTACGCAGCATGGGGGCAAACCCGGAGGAAGGAAAGAAGGATCTTGACCTGCTGAAAGCTGGCCAGGTTGTGATAGGAATGATGGAACCCCTGACCGCCCTGGAAGAAGTGAAAGCTCTCTCCTCGCGAAAGGTTACGGTTTTTTCGATGGAATTGATACCCCGCATCACGCGGGCGCAGAGTATGGATGTGCTTTCCTCCATGGCGACGATCGCAGGTTATAAAGCTGTTCTCCTTGCTGCCTCGACCCTTCCCAAAATGTTCCCCATGATGATGACGGCTGCCGGAACCATCACACCTGCGAAAGTGCTGGTTGTTGGAGCCGGCGTGGCCGGGCTCCAGGCCATTGCATCTTCACGCAGGCTGGGATCCATTGTCCATGCCTATGATATTCGCCCGGCAGTCAAGCAGGAAGTGGAAAGCCTGGGAGCCAAATTTGTTGAGCTTGATCTGAAAACGGAGAGTGCCGAAGGAAGCGGCGGATACGCAAAAGCGATGGATGAGGATTTTTATCGGAGGCAGAGGGAACTTATGCATAAGGTCGTGGCAGAGAATGATGTTGTGATTACGACGGCTGCGGTTCCCGGAAAGAAGGCTCCGATTCTGGTTACCAAAGAAATGGTATTTGGAATGGCGCCCGGATCGGTCATTGTCGACCTTGCGGCGGAGAGGGGAGGGAACTGTGAGCTGACAAAACCGGGAGAGACCTGCGTGGTGCAGGGAGTCACAATTCTGGGTCCGGTCAATCTGCCATCCACGATTCCCCACCATGCCAGCCAGATGTATTCGAAGAATATATCCAACTTTGCCCTGAACATGGCTCAGAACGGATCTTTCAACCTGGACAAGGATGATGAAATCGTAAAAGAAACGATGGTGCTGCGGGATGGCGCTGTAGTGCACCCAATTGTGAAGAAGCTTGTTTCGCCTGAACCTCAGGATGAGAAGGAGGCATAG